One Streptomyces coeruleorubidus DNA segment encodes these proteins:
- a CDS encoding cold-shock protein: MATGTVKWFNAEKGFGFIAQEGGGPDVFVHYSAINASGFRSLEENQQVSFDVTQGPKGPQAENVTPV; this comes from the coding sequence ATGGCTACCGGAACCGTGAAGTGGTTCAACGCCGAAAAGGGCTTTGGTTTCATCGCCCAGGAGGGCGGCGGCCCCGACGTCTTCGTCCACTACTCCGCGATCAACGCGAGCGGCTTCCGCTCGCTCGAGGAGAACCAGCAGGTGTCTTTCGATGTCACGCAGGGTCCGAAGGGCCCGCAGGCTGAGAACGTCACGCCGGTCTGA
- a CDS encoding menaquinone biosynthetic enzyme MqnA/MqnD family protein, with the protein MDNPRTRPRVGHIQFLNCLPLYWGLARTGTLLDFELTKDTPEKLSEKLVQGELDIAPITLVEFLKHADQLVAFPDIAVGCDGPVMSCVIVSQVPLDRLDGARVALGSTSRTSVRLAQLLLAERYGVRPDYYTCPPDLSLMMGEAEAAVLIGDAALRANMLDGPRFGLDVHDLGQLWKEWTGLPFVFAVWAARRDYLEREPVLTRKVHEAFLASRNLSLEEVDKVAEQAARWEDFDEETLAQYFTTLDFRFGGPQLEAVAEFARRVGPTTGFPADVKVDLLQP; encoded by the coding sequence GTGGACAATCCTCGCACCCGGCCGCGCGTCGGCCACATCCAGTTCCTGAACTGCCTGCCCCTGTACTGGGGGCTCGCCAGAACGGGCACGCTCCTCGACTTCGAGCTCACGAAGGACACCCCGGAGAAGCTCAGCGAGAAGCTGGTGCAGGGCGAGCTCGACATCGCCCCGATCACCCTGGTCGAGTTCCTCAAGCACGCCGACCAACTCGTCGCCTTCCCCGACATCGCCGTCGGCTGCGACGGCCCGGTCATGTCCTGCGTGATCGTCTCGCAGGTCCCGCTGGACCGGCTGGACGGCGCCCGCGTCGCCCTCGGGTCGACCTCCCGCACCTCCGTCCGCCTCGCCCAGCTGCTCCTCGCCGAGCGCTACGGCGTACGGCCCGACTACTACACGTGCCCGCCCGACCTCAGCCTGATGATGGGCGAGGCCGAGGCGGCCGTCCTCATCGGAGACGCGGCACTGCGCGCGAACATGCTCGACGGCCCGCGCTTCGGCCTGGACGTGCACGACCTGGGCCAGCTGTGGAAGGAGTGGACCGGGCTGCCGTTCGTCTTCGCGGTCTGGGCGGCCCGCCGCGACTACCTGGAGCGCGAGCCGGTCCTCACCCGCAAGGTACACGAGGCCTTCCTCGCCTCCCGCAACCTCTCCCTGGAAGAGGTCGACAAGGTCGCCGAGCAGGCCGCCCGCTGGGAGGACTTCGACGAGGAGACCCTCGCCCAGTACTTCACGACGCTCGACTTCCGCTTCGGCGGCCCGCAGCTGGAGGCGGTCGCCGAGTTCGCCCGGCGCGTCGGCCCGACGACCGGCTTCCCCGCGGACGTGAAGGTGGACCTGCTCCAGCCGTGA
- a CDS encoding serine/threonine-protein kinase, protein MRPLEVDEPTVVGPYRLLGRLGSGGMGRVYLGRSAGGRTVAVKIVHPHFALDEEFRARFRREVDAARRVGGAWTAPVLDADPDARVPWVATAYAAGPSLSAAVAEGGALPAHTVRVLGAGLAEALAAVHELGLVHRDVKPSNVLLTLDGPLLIDFGIARATDGTASLTSTGVSIGSPGYMSPEQILGKSVTGAADVFSLGAVLAYAATGEPPFPGDSSAALLYKVVHEEPELDGLDGQLRDLTAACLTKDPGARPAPAEVARRLAPEGAARLVAGGWLPGALVEQVSRSAVQLLNLEATAPGAGAPSGPVGFSSPSVGVPETTGGEVAGVFGPPPVMPHPPSAAVPGPRDGDPPDAVTSTGRPGKISVSVAATSTPEGGGRVRRLSCTVALAVAGAMAAVTIGSVFVFDLLPDRTSDDDTSDSGAGPGSPPAATASSAPSGAVPAAYLGTWEGQGSALDGRLPLGTFRITVERAAVGKELGRLRQTDQIGGVCVDVLTLKQVTKKELVATSVGAKTNHGGCNPAPTTVRLTPVGDDLQYRSESEDSGRPQARMSKVR, encoded by the coding sequence ATGCGGCCGCTCGAAGTCGACGAACCCACCGTCGTGGGGCCCTACCGGCTGCTCGGCCGGCTGGGCTCCGGCGGCATGGGCCGGGTCTACCTGGGCCGCAGCGCCGGCGGCCGCACGGTCGCGGTGAAGATCGTCCATCCGCACTTCGCCCTGGACGAGGAGTTCCGGGCCCGCTTCCGCCGCGAGGTCGACGCCGCCCGACGGGTCGGCGGCGCCTGGACGGCACCCGTCCTGGACGCCGACCCGGACGCGCGGGTGCCCTGGGTGGCGACGGCGTACGCGGCGGGCCCCTCGCTGTCGGCCGCGGTCGCCGAGGGCGGTGCGCTGCCGGCCCACACCGTACGGGTGCTGGGGGCTGGGCTGGCCGAGGCGCTGGCGGCGGTGCACGAGCTGGGCCTGGTGCACCGGGACGTGAAGCCGTCGAACGTACTGCTCACGCTCGACGGCCCGCTGCTGATCGACTTCGGGATCGCGCGGGCCACGGACGGTACGGCGTCCCTGACGTCCACGGGCGTGTCGATCGGCTCGCCCGGCTACATGTCACCCGAGCAGATCCTCGGCAAGAGCGTCACGGGCGCGGCGGACGTCTTCTCGCTCGGCGCGGTCCTGGCGTACGCGGCGACCGGCGAACCGCCCTTCCCCGGGGACTCCTCGGCGGCCCTGCTCTACAAGGTCGTCCACGAGGAGCCGGAACTCGACGGGCTGGACGGGCAGTTGCGGGACCTCACGGCGGCCTGCCTGACGAAGGACCCGGGTGCGCGGCCCGCCCCCGCCGAGGTGGCCAGGCGGCTGGCTCCCGAGGGCGCGGCCCGGCTGGTGGCGGGCGGGTGGCTGCCGGGGGCGCTGGTGGAGCAGGTCAGCCGGAGCGCCGTGCAGTTGCTGAATCTGGAGGCGACGGCGCCGGGGGCCGGGGCGCCTTCCGGGCCGGTCGGGTTCAGCAGCCCCTCGGTGGGGGTGCCGGAAACGACCGGCGGCGAGGTCGCCGGGGTGTTCGGGCCGCCGCCGGTCATGCCCCATCCTCCGTCCGCTGCCGTCCCCGGACCTCGCGACGGCGACCCACCGGACGCCGTCACATCCACCGGCCGCCCCGGCAAGATCTCCGTCTCCGTGGCGGCCACCTCCACGCCGGAGGGGGGCGGGCGGGTGCGCAGGCTGAGCTGCACCGTGGCGCTGGCGGTCGCCGGGGCGATGGCGGCCGTGACGATCGGCTCGGTGTTCGTCTTCGACCTGCTGCCGGACCGGACCTCCGACGACGACACGAGCGACTCCGGCGCGGGCCCCGGCTCTCCACCCGCGGCGACCGCGAGCTCCGCCCCTTCCGGTGCGGTACCCGCCGCCTACCTCGGCACCTGGGAGGGCCAGGGCAGCGCCCTCGACGGCAGGCTGCCCCTCGGCACCTTCCGGATCACCGTCGAACGGGCCGCCGTCGGCAAGGAGTTGGGCCGCCTGCGCCAGACCGACCAGATCGGCGGCGTCTGCGTCGACGTACTCACCCTGAAGCAGGTGACGAAGAAGGAGCTGGTCGCCACCTCCGTGGGCGCGAAGACCAACCACGGCGGCTGCAACCCGGCCCCCACGACCGTGCGGCTCACGCCGGTGGGCGACGACCTCCAGTACCGGTCGGAGAGCGAGGACTCGGGTCGTCCTCAGGCTCGGATGTCGAAGGTGCGGTAG
- a CDS encoding FtsK/SpoIIIE domain-containing protein, which translates to MRLTLTVVDPYGGGTADVVLDADPESTVGDIAQELAKQVGHSGAQIIPLGQHRQVPANNAPLVYVDGYAVDPNATVVGSPLRDGAVVSLQDPSGCLPGEPTGLVELRVVGGPAAGFVHRLGVGRYDIGSGAASYVRIDDPEVDARALTLSVATDGTCQVAVHTDQEHVTLDGKSLAEDEKEDQGEKKKTSEKKSGKKKDQGNKRDEKKGGPTDWPLGAQIGIGNTLLELTRYTPPNAALKWSDDGIGLDYNRPPRLRPPERQTNFRLPSPPREYEARPLPWLMALTPLVGAVVSVMIFQRWYYLIMAALSPFLLFANYYNDKKHGRKSHAKQVQEYEEQKERIEKDAQDALVTERNDRRHAIPDPATVLALGTGPRTRLWERRRTDRDHLLLRVGTGQLPSEVVLDDPEQDDHRRQVTWKIEDAPVALHLRTLGVIGMAGPGDSARALGRWAVAQAAALHSPMDVQFYVLSDNAAQESWDWVRWLPHARPSGGQDVNVLIGTDAETVGARIGELTQILDARKKAAEQNKSQGGSSFSDPDIVVVWDGSRRLRSLPGVVRLLREGPSVSMFALCLDAEERFLPGECQAYVVAEPKAEEYEQAQQVQQQSQQVAGAFPSFQAWHTTDPQPEQGGHTEKLRLRVEEAGAERLKDVRPDFVSPAWCLRLARSLSPLRDISGETEDSALPGSSRLLDVLQLEPPTSDAITARWRMGGQSTLAVIGESYDGPFGIDIRKDGPHGLIAGTTGSGKSELLQTIVAALAVANTPENMTFVLVDYKGGAAFKDCVHLPHTVGMVTDLDAHLVERALESLGAELHRREHILAAADAKDIEDYQDLVRRDPSHQPVPRLLIVIDEFASMVRDLPDFVTGLVNIAQRGRSLGIHLLLATQRPSGVVSPEIRANTNLRIALRVTDGGESTDVIDSPEAGHISKNTPGRAYARLGHASLVPFQSGRVGGRRPGAADPAVLMPWVGPLTWEDLGRAALAKPKAEAREDEEITDLKVLVDTIRDANRSLGIPPQHSPWLPALDETLLLDEIEVPAFAGGPGKLPPAPYGIEDLPASQSRRPVVVDFSSFGHLMIGGAPRSGRSQVLRTLAGSIARTHSVADVHLYGIDCGNGALNALTRLPHCGAVVGRNQTERVVRLVNRLKGELGRRQDLLSDKGFADIGEQRASVSEDERLPHIVVLLDRWEGWVPTLGEIDHGSLTDELQTMMREGASVGIHLVLTGDRTLLVGRIATLTEDKYGLRLADRSDFSALGIPVRKVPEEIPPGRAFRNEFGTETQFALLAEDTSGQGQAAALAAIGEAATARYVEVPRSRRPFRVDSLPSRISFPEAWELRDPDASRSRLWGLVGIGGDEIVGFGPDLAQGVPAFVVAGPAKSGRSTVLLNFAHSFLAQGTRLVVAAPRQSPLRQLDGTEGVLKVFTGDDIDEDEFEELVDQASLQEPIAVLIDDGEILEDCDAESQLKKLVSRGAERGLALVIAGDEEDVCSGFSGWQVDAKKARRGILLSPQESSSGDLVGVRLSRSMVGGQVAPGKGMLHLGDGELRTVVVPG; encoded by the coding sequence GTGCGCCTGACTCTGACCGTCGTCGACCCCTACGGCGGTGGTACCGCCGACGTGGTGCTCGATGCCGATCCTGAGTCCACCGTGGGAGACATCGCCCAGGAGCTCGCCAAGCAGGTCGGGCACAGCGGCGCGCAGATCATCCCGCTGGGACAGCACCGTCAGGTGCCGGCCAACAACGCGCCCCTCGTGTACGTCGACGGGTACGCCGTCGACCCGAACGCCACCGTCGTCGGATCGCCCCTGCGCGACGGCGCCGTCGTCAGCCTCCAGGATCCTTCCGGGTGTCTGCCCGGTGAGCCCACCGGGCTCGTCGAGCTGCGGGTCGTGGGTGGGCCCGCGGCCGGGTTCGTGCACCGTCTCGGCGTCGGGCGGTACGACATCGGCAGCGGGGCCGCCTCGTACGTCCGTATCGACGATCCCGAGGTCGACGCCCGGGCCCTCACCCTCTCCGTCGCCACCGACGGCACCTGCCAGGTCGCCGTGCACACGGACCAGGAGCACGTCACCCTCGACGGCAAGTCCCTCGCCGAGGACGAAAAAGAGGACCAGGGCGAGAAGAAGAAGACAAGCGAGAAGAAGAGCGGCAAGAAGAAGGACCAGGGCAACAAGAGGGACGAGAAGAAGGGCGGCCCCACCGACTGGCCCCTCGGTGCTCAGATCGGCATCGGCAACACCCTCCTCGAACTCACCCGCTACACACCCCCCAACGCCGCCCTCAAGTGGTCCGACGACGGCATAGGCCTCGACTACAACCGGCCCCCGCGGCTGCGTCCGCCCGAGCGGCAGACCAACTTCCGGCTGCCGTCGCCGCCGCGTGAGTACGAGGCCCGGCCGCTGCCCTGGCTGATGGCGCTGACGCCGCTCGTCGGTGCCGTCGTGTCGGTGATGATCTTCCAGCGCTGGTACTACCTGATCATGGCCGCGCTGAGCCCGTTCCTGCTCTTCGCGAACTACTACAACGACAAGAAGCACGGGCGGAAGTCGCACGCCAAGCAGGTGCAGGAGTACGAGGAGCAGAAGGAGCGGATCGAGAAGGACGCGCAGGACGCGCTGGTCACCGAGCGGAACGACCGGCGGCATGCCATTCCCGACCCCGCCACCGTCCTCGCCCTCGGGACCGGGCCGCGTACCCGTCTGTGGGAGCGGCGGCGTACCGACCGCGACCATCTCCTCCTGCGGGTGGGGACCGGGCAGTTGCCCTCCGAGGTCGTGCTCGACGACCCCGAGCAGGACGACCACCGTCGCCAGGTGACCTGGAAGATCGAGGACGCCCCGGTCGCGCTGCACCTGCGCACCCTCGGCGTCATCGGCATGGCCGGGCCCGGGGATTCCGCCCGTGCTCTCGGACGGTGGGCCGTCGCGCAGGCCGCGGCGCTGCACAGCCCGATGGACGTGCAGTTCTACGTGCTGAGCGACAACGCCGCGCAGGAGTCCTGGGACTGGGTGCGCTGGCTGCCGCACGCCCGGCCGTCCGGCGGGCAGGACGTCAACGTGCTCATCGGGACCGACGCCGAGACCGTCGGCGCCCGCATCGGCGAGCTGACGCAGATCCTCGACGCGCGCAAGAAGGCCGCCGAGCAGAACAAGTCGCAGGGCGGTTCGAGCTTCAGCGACCCCGACATCGTCGTCGTGTGGGACGGATCGCGGCGGCTGCGGTCCCTCCCCGGCGTCGTACGGCTGCTGCGCGAAGGGCCCTCCGTCTCCATGTTCGCCCTCTGCCTCGACGCCGAGGAGCGGTTCCTGCCCGGCGAGTGCCAGGCGTACGTCGTCGCCGAGCCAAAGGCCGAGGAGTACGAGCAGGCCCAGCAGGTCCAGCAGCAGTCCCAGCAGGTCGCGGGTGCCTTCCCTTCCTTCCAGGCCTGGCACACCACCGACCCGCAGCCCGAACAGGGCGGCCACACCGAGAAGTTGCGGCTGCGGGTGGAGGAGGCCGGTGCGGAGCGCCTGAAGGACGTACGGCCCGACTTCGTCTCCCCCGCCTGGTGTCTGCGGCTCGCCCGGTCGCTGTCGCCGCTGCGGGACATCAGCGGCGAGACCGAGGACTCGGCCCTGCCGGGCTCCAGCCGGCTGCTGGACGTGCTCCAGCTGGAGCCGCCGACGAGCGACGCGATCACGGCGCGGTGGCGGATGGGCGGGCAGTCGACGCTGGCCGTCATCGGTGAGTCGTACGACGGGCCGTTCGGGATCGACATCCGCAAGGACGGTCCGCACGGTCTCATCGCCGGTACGACCGGTTCGGGTAAGTCGGAGCTGCTCCAGACCATCGTGGCGGCGCTGGCGGTGGCGAACACGCCCGAGAACATGACGTTCGTGCTCGTCGACTACAAGGGCGGCGCGGCCTTCAAGGACTGTGTGCATCTGCCGCACACCGTCGGCATGGTGACCGACCTCGACGCCCACCTGGTGGAGCGGGCCCTGGAGTCGCTGGGTGCCGAGCTGCACCGGCGCGAGCACATCCTGGCCGCCGCCGACGCCAAGGACATCGAGGACTATCAGGATCTCGTGCGTCGGGATCCTTCGCACCAGCCGGTTCCCCGGCTGCTCATCGTCATCGACGAGTTCGCGTCGATGGTGCGTGACCTGCCCGACTTCGTGACGGGGCTCGTGAACATCGCCCAGCGAGGGCGGTCCCTCGGTATCCACCTGCTGCTGGCCACCCAGCGGCCGAGCGGTGTCGTGTCGCCCGAGATCCGCGCCAACACCAACCTCCGTATCGCCCTGCGCGTGACGGACGGCGGCGAGTCGACCGACGTCATCGACTCGCCGGAGGCCGGGCACATCTCCAAGAACACCCCGGGCCGCGCCTACGCCCGGCTCGGGCACGCCTCCCTGGTCCCCTTCCAGTCCGGACGCGTGGGCGGTCGCCGGCCCGGTGCGGCCGACCCGGCCGTGCTCATGCCCTGGGTGGGCCCGCTGACCTGGGAGGACCTCGGGCGGGCGGCGCTTGCCAAGCCGAAGGCCGAGGCCCGTGAGGACGAGGAGATCACGGACCTGAAGGTCCTCGTGGACACCATCCGCGACGCCAACCGCTCGCTCGGCATCCCGCCCCAGCACAGCCCGTGGCTGCCCGCCCTCGACGAGACTCTGCTGCTGGACGAGATCGAGGTGCCCGCGTTCGCCGGCGGCCCCGGCAAGCTGCCGCCGGCGCCGTACGGCATCGAGGACCTGCCCGCCAGCCAGTCCCGCCGCCCGGTCGTCGTGGACTTCTCCTCCTTCGGCCATCTGATGATCGGCGGTGCCCCGCGCAGCGGCCGCTCCCAGGTGCTGCGCACTCTCGCGGGCTCCATCGCCCGCACCCACTCCGTGGCCGACGTGCACCTCTACGGCATCGACTGCGGCAACGGCGCGCTGAACGCCCTGACCCGGCTGCCGCACTGCGGCGCGGTCGTCGGCCGTAACCAGACCGAGCGGGTCGTGCGGCTCGTCAACCGGCTCAAGGGCGAGCTGGGCCGCCGTCAGGACCTGTTGTCGGACAAGGGCTTCGCGGACATCGGCGAGCAGCGGGCCTCGGTCTCCGAGGACGAGCGGCTGCCGCACATCGTCGTGCTGCTGGACCGCTGGGAGGGCTGGGTGCCCACGCTCGGCGAGATCGACCACGGTTCGCTCACCGACGAGCTCCAGACGATGATGCGCGAGGGCGCGAGCGTCGGCATCCACCTGGTCCTCACCGGCGACCGGACCCTGCTGGTCGGCCGTATCGCGACCCTCACCGAGGACAAGTACGGTCTGCGGCTGGCCGACCGCAGCGACTTCTCGGCGCTCGGCATCCCGGTCCGCAAGGTGCCGGAGGAGATCCCGCCGGGGCGTGCGTTCCGCAACGAGTTCGGTACGGAGACGCAGTTCGCGCTGCTCGCCGAGGACACCAGCGGCCAGGGCCAGGCCGCGGCGCTGGCGGCGATCGGTGAGGCGGCCACCGCCCGCTACGTCGAAGTGCCGCGCTCGCGCCGCCCGTTCCGCGTCGACAGCCTGCCCAGCCGGATCTCCTTCCCGGAGGCCTGGGAGCTGCGCGACCCGGACGCGTCCCGCTCGCGCCTGTGGGGTCTGGTCGGCATCGGCGGCGACGAGATCGTCGGCTTCGGCCCCGATCTGGCGCAGGGCGTACCGGCGTTCGTCGTCGCGGGCCCGGCCAAGTCGGGCCGCTCGACGGTCCTGCTGAACTTCGCCCACTCCTTCCTGGCCCAGGGCACGCGCCTGGTCGTCGCGGCCCCGCGCCAGTCGCCGCTGCGCCAACTCGACGGCACGGAAGGCGTCCTGAAGGTCTTCACCGGCGACGACATCGACGAGGACGAGTTCGAGGAGCTCGTCGACCAGGCGTCCCTTCAGGAGCCGATCGCGGTCCTCATCGACGACGGCGAGATCCTGGAGGACTGCGACGCCGAGAGCCAGTTGAAGAAGCTGGTCTCCCGGGGCGCCGAGCGCGGCCTCGCCCTCGTCATCGCCGGTGACGAGGAGGACGTGTGCAGCGGCTTCTCCGGCTGGCAGGTCGACGCGAAGAAGGCCCGCCGCGGCATCCTCCTCTCGCCTCAGGAGTCCTCCAGCGGCGACCTCGTCGGCGTCCGCCTGTCCCGCAGCATGGTCGGCGGCCAGGTCGCCCCCGGCAAGGGCATGCTGCACCTCGGCGACGGGGAGCTGCGCACGGTCGTCGTCCCGGGGTGA
- a CDS encoding WXG100 family type VII secretion target, with product MAKDLDITYQDMREAAKHVVKEKEKLQEKLEGLRKYINNLVQSGYVTKSSSKAFDENFDEFVQGTKTTLDGLDGMGDYLTMAADKFEQIDEELAKQARK from the coding sequence ATGGCCAAGGACCTTGACATCACATATCAGGACATGCGGGAAGCTGCCAAGCATGTCGTGAAGGAGAAGGAAAAGCTCCAGGAGAAGCTCGAGGGCCTCCGCAAGTACATCAACAACCTCGTGCAGTCCGGCTACGTCACGAAGAGCTCGTCGAAGGCGTTCGACGAGAACTTCGACGAGTTCGTGCAGGGCACGAAGACGACGCTGGACGGTCTGGATGGCATGGGTGACTACCTGACCATGGCTGCGGACAAGTTCGAGCAGATTGATGAGGAGCTGGCGAAGCAGGCTCGTAAGTAG